CTCACCGTGCGTTCGGTGTTCATCATCGGGCCCGACAAAAAGGTCAAGCTGATGATCACTTACCCGGCGAGCACCGGTCGCAACGTCGACGAACTCCTGCGGGTGATCGACTCGCTGCAGCTCACCGCGAAGTACCAGGTCGCGACGCCGGTGAACTGGACCGAAGGCGACGACTGCATCATCGTCCCCGCCGTCACCGACGAAGAGGCCAAGGACAAGTTCCCGAAGGGCTGGAAGGCCCTGAAGCCATACCTGCGCATCACGCCCCAGCCGAACAAGTAGCGCGTCATCCAGAGGCGAGCGTCCGCGAAGCGGGTATCCCGCCGAGCAGCGAGCCGTGGCCCGAGCGGCCCGGCGCGAAAGCGCCGAGAGCGAAAAACAGGTCAGAACCCGACCCAACCGTGGTCGGCCATGTGTGCATACACCGCGCCGGCGGTTCGCGGCCCGTACGAGGCCGGCCGCGCCGGGAGCGCGGCACGTGCCTGCTCGAGCTCGTCGGGGGTGAAGTCGCAGCGCGCGGTGTTCGGCTGCACCCCGTAGAGCGTCGCCCCGTTCACGCCGAGGATCTTGCGTTTGAGCTCGGCTGTCAGCGCCGGGTACCCGAACTGCTCCTGGTACTCCCGGGTGATCTCGAACGCACGGAACGCCTCGATCTGCGCCTGGGGTGAGCCGTACCAGATCGAATCGGTGCCCCACACGAGGTTGTCGGGACCGACCGCGACCAGCAGCTTGCCGAGTGTGTGCGCGGCCTGGTCGGGATCCCGCATGACGTTGAACCACGTAGAACCGATCTCCGCGTACACGTTCGCGCCCGACGCGACGCCGGCATCCTGCAGCGTGCGGACGAGGCGGTCGACGCCTCGACCGTCTTCGTGGTACGGACCTTCCGTGGTCGTCGCCTCGTAGCCGCTGTGGTACACGACGAAGCGGATGTCGGGGTGCGCCGACGCCGCGGGCCCGATGTCGACCGGCGCCGCGTAGGGGCTGCCACCGCCGAAGCCCTTGTGAACCGACACGATCTTCACGCCGGTTGCGCGAATCCGGTCGAGGAACGCGTTCCCGACCTGCGGCACGCGCGGGTCGTGGTCGTCGAGGAACCACGGTGACGGCGCGTGCGTGTACACCTTCCATGCGGCGATCGGATATTCATCCATCAGCGCGTTCATCGCGTCGAGGCGCGCGTCGAGGTTGCCGAGCGCGGGGAGCGCCTGACCGTGCATCAGGATGCGGCCGTCGCCACAGAGCTGGTCGGCGATGCGCCGCGCGTCGTCCATGTGCGCGGTCGACAACGGACCGTTGTTGTCGGACGCGGGGATTGCGCTCACGACTGCATAGTTGGTGTCGGAGCGCAGGAAGACCTGTTCGAGATAGTGGTCGATCGAGAAGCACGCGCGTGCGTCGGCTTCCCCGCACGACGCTTGCGGGAAGCTGCTGCCGAAGTTTCCGGTTGGCGTCGAGAGGTCGTACTCGAGGAAATGCGTCTGGAGGTCGAAGACGAACTCGTCGCCGCCGAGCGCGTTGCGGGCCGCGTCGGGGTCGACGGCAGTCTCCTCGGGGAGCGCCAGCGTGCCGCCGGGCTTACGCCCCGTGCGCGCTTGGTGCTCTTCGCTCGTGCACGCGTCGAGCACGATGAAGACCGCGGCGGTTGCCATGCTGGTGCGGAGAAAGTCGCGCCTCGACATCCCGCGCCGACGCGATTGCCGATCGATCAGGTCGCGGGCGCGACGCTCAGCTTCGCGCAGGGCCGGCGATTGCGGCGGCGGCACGTACTCGCCGTTGGAGACCGGCCCGAGCTCGACCGGGAGCTGGTCGTCGTTGCGGTCGGTCACTCCCCCATGCTCGCGCCGCCGGCATCTTCCTGTTCGCGCGCCGCCCGTTCGAGGCTGGACCTCACCTGCTGGAGCAGCTGCGCCAGACCACCCGCGAACATCGCGGGCTCGTCCTTGAAGCCCGTGAGCAAGCGCGCCAGATCGGGATCGCTGAGCTCGATCACCACACGTTCGTCCTCGGCGCGGATGCGCACACTCCGAGCCATGACCTCGTCGGGCGTCTCGTCGCTGCTGCCTTCCGCCGTCGTCGCTCCGACCGCGCCCTCGACGTGCTCGCGTGTGATGCCCAGCGATGCGAGCGCGCGTGCCGCGACGTTGTCCGGCACAGTCACGATCGCGCGGAGGAAGTGCGACGATGCAACTGGATCGGGACCCGCGAGTTCCCTCGCCATTGCCAGGATCGCCCCGCCCGCCGGTGTGAGACGCTCTTCAGCGACGACGGGCTCCACGAACAGGCGGCGCGGAATCGTGAAGGGAATCGTTCGCTGCGCTCCGCCCAACGCGTCGACAACTCGGGCTCGCGCCTCGTCGAGCGCGAGCCCGTGGGAGACGAGGATCTGGGCGGCGACGCCCTCACCTTCGGACACCACGCCGAGCAGGATGTGCTCGGTACCGATGTAGTTGTGCCCGAGTCTCAGTGCCTCGCGCAGCGAATTTTCGAGCAGCTTCTTGGCGCGCGGAGTGAAGGGAATGTTGGCGGTGGGGATATCCACCCCGCGCCCGATGATGCGTTCCACGTCGGCACGAATGGCATCGAGCGAGATGCCGGCGCCTTCGAGGACCTGGGCAGCGACACCGTTCCGCTCGGCCAAGAGCCCGAGCAGGATGTGCTCCGTGCCGATGTAGTTGTGCCCGAGACCTCGAGCTTCTTCCTGGGCCATGACGACGACGGTGCGGGCCCGGTCGGTGAAGCGTTCGAACATCACGACCTCCCGACGAATCTCGACTGGGACTCGTTGCTCGACGTGCGGTGGGTTTCTCTCACCGAAGCTGAAACGTCCGTCGGCGTGTCCCGCTCGGCGCTGCGCAGCTGGTACCGGAGCGGGCAGATTCCCTCCCGGCTCGTCGACGGGCCCTTCGGTCCGCAGCGCGAGGTCCCCATCGAAGCGGTGCTCGCCCGCGCGGCGAATTCCACGCGTATCACTCGCAAGGTCGGACGCGAGGTCACGCTCGAAGCCGAGGTCGCGCTGCTGCGCGACCGGGTAGAGGAGCTCGAGACGCGGATCGCCGATCTCGAGGGACGGAAATAGCCCGGACGCGTTCGAGGACAACCCGTCGTCGCTCGGCGTCACCCGAGCACTCGGCGGGAAGCACATCGTCGCGCCGACATCGCGATCGCGGGCCTCGAACGCCGCCTCGCACTCCTCGGACTGTGACTACAAGTAGCCCATCGGGTTCACGGGGGTGCCGTTCACGCGGACTTCGAAGTGGAGATGGCAGCCGGTGGACTTGCCGGTGCTGCCGACGTAGCCGATCACCTGGCCGCGTTCGACGACTTGGCCCACCACCGAGACGGCGATCGCCGACTGATGGGCGTAGAGCGTGGCGAGACCGGCGCCGTGATTGACGATCGTGGCGTTGCCGTAGCCCCCGTTGGGACCGGCGAAGAAGATGACACCCGAGTCGGCGGCCTTGATGGGCGTGCCGCAGGATGCCGCGAAGTCGACGCCCGCGTGGAACGCCTGCTCTCCGGTAATCGGGTCGGTTCGGTACCCGAAGGGACTGGCGATCGGTACCTTCCCCACCGGCGAGATGAACTGGCCGGTGCCGTACGACGGCGTGTCGGGTTGGTTGGCGAGTGAGGCGGCGATCTCGTCGGAGATCGCCTGGAATTCGGAGGTGAGCTGTGCCTGCATCGCACCGAGCTCGGCGCGCTTCGCGATGAAGCTCCGTTCCGCGTTCTGCGCGTTCGCGAGCGCCTGTTCCCGCTGACCGTACAGGTCGTCGAGCCGGCGTTGCTCGACCACCGCCTCGTCGCGCGCCGTGTCGGTGAGCTTGCGCGACTCATCG
The genomic region above belongs to Acidimicrobiia bacterium and contains:
- a CDS encoding amidohydrolase family protein; its protein translation is MTDRNDDQLPVELGPVSNGEYVPPPQSPALREAERRARDLIDRQSRRRGMSRRDFLRTSMATAAVFIVLDACTSEEHQARTGRKPGGTLALPEETAVDPDAARNALGGDEFVFDLQTHFLEYDLSTPTGNFGSSFPQASCGEADARACFSIDHYLEQVFLRSDTNYAVVSAIPASDNNGPLSTAHMDDARRIADQLCGDGRILMHGQALPALGNLDARLDAMNALMDEYPIAAWKVYTHAPSPWFLDDHDPRVPQVGNAFLDRIRATGVKIVSVHKGFGGGSPYAAPVDIGPAASAHPDIRFVVYHSGYEATTTEGPYHEDGRGVDRLVRTLQDAGVASGANVYAEIGSTWFNVMRDPDQAAHTLGKLLVAVGPDNLVWGTDSIWYGSPQAQIEAFRAFEITREYQEQFGYPALTAELKRKILGVNGATLYGVQPNTARCDFTPDELEQARAALPARPASYGPRTAGAVYAHMADHGWVGF
- a CDS encoding excisionase, translated to MPETSSFFLGHDDDGAGPVGEAFEHHDLPTNLDWDSLLDVRWVSLTEAETSVGVSRSALRSWYRSGQIPSRLVDGPFGPQREVPIEAVLARAANSTRITRKVGREVTLEAEVALLRDRVEELETRIADLEGRK
- a CDS encoding peptidoglycan DD-metalloendopeptidase family protein is translated as MQRRLRSAVPSRLAVLTVLVAFVTVPNAWRASAQVDDRLAGNRKQQMETTAEIDATNAELTEIRSQRQEIELSVKQIAGELTSASERLVQAQADSDRYAVVSLILGIQIDKTQEKLDEARAATRQSAVLLYQRSDSSAMLDLMGSADGSGDFVEGSQYLKRISNKRHGDARRVGALRAELATQESKLDESRKLTDTARDEAVVEQRRLDDLYGQREQALANAQNAERSFIAKRAELGAMQAQLTSEFQAISDEIAASLANQPDTPSYGTGQFISPVGKVPIASPFGYRTDPITGEQAFHAGVDFAASCGTPIKAADSGVIFFAGPNGGYGNATIVNHGAGLATLYAHQSAIAVSVVGQVVERGQVIGYVGSTGKSTGCHLHFEVRVNGTPVNPMGYL